In the Malus domestica chromosome 16, GDT2T_hap1 genome, one interval contains:
- the LOC103402924 gene encoding mitochondrial outer membrane protein porin of 36 kDa codes for MVKGPGLYFDIGKKARDLLYKDYQSDHKFTVTTYTSTGVAISSTGIRKGELYLGDVSTQLKNKNITTDVKVDTNSNLLTTITIDEPAPGLKAIFSFIAPDQRSGKVELQYQHEYAGISTSIGLTANPIVNFSGVVGNNLLSLGTDLSFDTASGNFTKVNAGLNFTHSDLIASLLLNDKADTITASYYHTVSPLTNTAVGAELSHSFSSNENSLTIGTAHALDPLTTVKARVNNYGRASALIQHEWRPKSFFTISGEVDTRAIEKSAKIGLALALKP; via the exons ATGGTGAAGGGCCCAGGACTCTACTTCGATATCGGCAAGAAAGCCAGAG ATCTTCTCTACAAGGATTACCAGAGCGACCACAAGTTCACCGTCACCACTTACACTTCCACCGGAGTT GCAATCAGTTCAACTGGAATCAGGAAGGGTGAACTGTATCTTGGGGATGTGAGCACTCAGCTGAAGAACAAGAACATCACGACTGACGTGAAAGTTGACACCAACTCTAAT CTTCTCACGACCATTACTATTGATGAACCTGCACCTGGTCTCAAGGCAATCTTTAGCTTTATTGCCCCTGACCAGAGATCTGGCAAG GTGGAGCTCCAATATCAGCATGAGTATGCCGGGATAAGCACTAGCATTGGGTTGACTGCCAATCCGATTGTTAACTTTTCTGGTGTTGTGGGGAACAATCTTCTCTCTCTGGGAACTGATCTTTCTTTCGACACTGCCTCTGGCAACTTTACCAAAGTGAATGCAGGGTTGAATTTCACCCATTCTGACCTCATTGCTTCCCTATTACT GAACGATAAAGCTGATACTATTACTGCTTCCTACTACCACACTGTAAGCCCGCTCACCAACACTGCTGTTGGTGCGGAGCTGTCCCATAGCTTTTCAAGCAATGAAAACAGCCTCACAATTGGCACAGCACATGCACTTGACCCCCTAACCACAGTGAAGGCTCGGGTGAACAACTATGGCAGGGCGAGCGCTCTCATCCAGCACGAGTGGCGTCCCAAGTCATTCTTCACCATCTCAGGAGAGGTTGATACCAGGGCAATAGAGAAGAGCGCAAAGATCGGTCTAGCCTTGGCCCTCAAGCCCTAG
- the LOC103402934 gene encoding hypersensitive-induced response protein 2 isoform X2: MGQALGCIQVDQSTVAIRETFGKFDDVLAPGCHCLPWCFGSQVAGRLSLRVQQLDVRCETKTKDNVFVTVVASIQYRALAEKASDAFYKLSNTRGQIQSYVFDVIRASVPKLDLDSTFEQKNDIAKSVEEELEKAMSHYGFEIVQTLIVDIEPDEHVKRSMNEINAAARMRVAASEKAEAEKILQIKRAEGEAESKYLSGLGIARQRQAIVDGLRDSVLAFSENVPGTSSKDVMDMVLVTQYFDTMKEIGASSKSNSVFIPHGPGAVRDIASQIRDGLLQGSSIQE, encoded by the exons ATGGGACAAGCTCTTGGTTGTATTCAAGTGGACCAGTCCACTGTTGCTATCAGGGAAACTTTTGGGAAGTTTGATGATGTGCTTGCACCTGGATGTCACTGTTTGCCTTGGTGTTTTGGTAGCCAGGTAGCTGGTCGTCTCTCCTTACGTGTGCAGCAATTGGACGTTCGTTGTGAAACAAAGACAAAG GATAATGTTTTTGTTACTGTGGTTGCTTCAATTCAATACCGAGCTTTGGCTGAGAAGGCTTCTGATGCCTTTTACAAGCTCAGCAATACCAGAGGGCAGATCCAATCTTATGTCTTTGATG TGATTAGGGCAAGTGTTCCGAAATTGGACCTAGATTCAACCTTTGAGCAGAAGAATGATATAGCCAAATCTGTGGAAGAAGAACTTGAAAAG GCCATGTCACATTATGGGTTTGAGATAGTTCAAACACTAATTGTGGATATCGAACCAGATGAGCACGTGAAGAGATCGATGAATGAGATTAATGCAG CTGCTAGGATGAGGGTGGCCGCAAGTGAGAAAGCTGAAGCAGAGAAGATACTACAGATTAAGCGAGCTGAGGGAGAGGCAGAGTCCAAATATCTGTCGGGGCTTGGCATAGCAAGGCAGCGCCAGGCCATTGTGGACGGGCTGAGAGACAGCGTGCTGGCCTTCTCTGAGAACGTACCTGGGACATCATCCAAGGATGTCATGGACATGGTTCTCGTGACCCAGTACTTTGACACAATGAAGGAGATTGGTGCATCCTCAAAGTCCAATTCGGTTTTCATCCCACACGGACCAGGTGCTGTGAGAGACATTGCGTCGCAGATAAGAGACGGACTCCTTCAAGGAAGTTCGATTCAGGAGTAA
- the LOC103402934 gene encoding hypersensitive-induced response protein 2 isoform X1, which yields MKKMGQALGCIQVDQSTVAIRETFGKFDDVLAPGCHCLPWCFGSQVAGRLSLRVQQLDVRCETKTKDNVFVTVVASIQYRALAEKASDAFYKLSNTRGQIQSYVFDVIRASVPKLDLDSTFEQKNDIAKSVEEELEKAMSHYGFEIVQTLIVDIEPDEHVKRSMNEINAAARMRVAASEKAEAEKILQIKRAEGEAESKYLSGLGIARQRQAIVDGLRDSVLAFSENVPGTSSKDVMDMVLVTQYFDTMKEIGASSKSNSVFIPHGPGAVRDIASQIRDGLLQGSSIQE from the exons ATGAAA AAGATGGGACAAGCTCTTGGTTGTATTCAAGTGGACCAGTCCACTGTTGCTATCAGGGAAACTTTTGGGAAGTTTGATGATGTGCTTGCACCTGGATGTCACTGTTTGCCTTGGTGTTTTGGTAGCCAGGTAGCTGGTCGTCTCTCCTTACGTGTGCAGCAATTGGACGTTCGTTGTGAAACAAAGACAAAG GATAATGTTTTTGTTACTGTGGTTGCTTCAATTCAATACCGAGCTTTGGCTGAGAAGGCTTCTGATGCCTTTTACAAGCTCAGCAATACCAGAGGGCAGATCCAATCTTATGTCTTTGATG TGATTAGGGCAAGTGTTCCGAAATTGGACCTAGATTCAACCTTTGAGCAGAAGAATGATATAGCCAAATCTGTGGAAGAAGAACTTGAAAAG GCCATGTCACATTATGGGTTTGAGATAGTTCAAACACTAATTGTGGATATCGAACCAGATGAGCACGTGAAGAGATCGATGAATGAGATTAATGCAG CTGCTAGGATGAGGGTGGCCGCAAGTGAGAAAGCTGAAGCAGAGAAGATACTACAGATTAAGCGAGCTGAGGGAGAGGCAGAGTCCAAATATCTGTCGGGGCTTGGCATAGCAAGGCAGCGCCAGGCCATTGTGGACGGGCTGAGAGACAGCGTGCTGGCCTTCTCTGAGAACGTACCTGGGACATCATCCAAGGATGTCATGGACATGGTTCTCGTGACCCAGTACTTTGACACAATGAAGGAGATTGGTGCATCCTCAAAGTCCAATTCGGTTTTCATCCCACACGGACCAGGTGCTGTGAGAGACATTGCGTCGCAGATAAGAGACGGACTCCTTCAAGGAAGTTCGATTCAGGAGTAA
- the LOC103402933 gene encoding 2-oxoadipate dioxygenase/decarboxylase, chloroplastic-like, with translation MRLSRMISSVTSSSSAINRTSSTLYSLTPLQPNVNPITITRRNFISLTESSSFPLRHSISMNKQYVSTLSSSRSDNGTSLDPPSQGAESFFRAVLASMEAVYLSRNPTAKAILELVGSASDEQIYYDHFAFRTFGVNGYGIDSMAKIFLDFGYTPREELRFPAKKLRALWFSPPSVPIPHGGSGVNGPLPRVFISELLVDQMSPQTQDIIKKYTEISGSGNKHAALASALGSLTWEKPLHSEFQQLARESEYAAWTLVNGYALNHATISTHQLKSHLRDIKSLNQFIEKNGFKLNSEGGILKVSPDGLLQQSSTVADSIHFQFADGVTESVPCSYIEFAERLVLPQYSNLPLDEVKEHHRRDGFEVGNADKIFESTSKEQLTRKAA, from the exons ATGAGACTGTCCAGAATGATCTCCTCCGTTACCTCCTCCTCATCCGCCATTAACAGAACCTCATCAACCCTTTACTCTCTCACTCCTCTCCAACCAAACGTTAATCCCATCACCATCACCCGGAGGAATTTCATCTCCCTCACCGAATCATCATCCTTTCCCCTCAGACATTCAATCTCCATGAACAAGCAATATGTCTCTACGCTTTCCAGCTCCAGATCAGACAACGGAACATCCCTTGATCCTCCTTCCCAG GGAGCCGAATCATTTTTCAGGGCAGTGTTGGCAAGCATGGAGGCTGTCTACTTAAGCAGAAACCCAACTGCAAAAGCAATCTTGGAGCTTGTTGGGTCGGCTTCCGATGAACAAATTTACTATGACCATTTCGCATTCAGGACTTTTGGG GTGAATGGTTATGGCATTGATTCCATGGCCAAAATTTTCCTGGATTTTGGGTACACGCCCCGGGAGGAATTGAGATTCCCAGCTAAAAAATTGAGAGCATTGTGGTTTTCTCCCCCCAGTGTTCCCATTCCTCATGGCGGCAGTGGTGTGAATGGGCCTCTGCCGAGAGTTTTCATATCCGAGCTTCTTGTAGATCAGATGAGTCCCCAAACTCAG GATATAATAAAAAAGTACACTGAAATATCTGGTTCTGGAAATAAACATGCTGCTCTAGCAAGTGCTCTCGGATCTTTAACGTGGGAGAAGCCGTTACATTCTGAATTCCAACAATTGGCTAG GGAAAGCGAATATGCTGCCTGGACGCTTGTCAATGGGTATGCACTGAACCATGCCACCATCTCCACTCATCAGCTGAAATCGCACTTGAGAGATATTAAAAGCCTCAACCAGTTCATTGAGAAGAATGGTTTCAAGTTGAATTCTGAAGGGGGAATTCTTAAAG TGAGCCCCGATGGCCTTCTTCAGCAAAGTTCAACAGTCGCAGATTCAATCCATTTCCAATTTGCGGATGGTGTAACTGAATCAGTCCCCTGCTCCTACATCGAGTTTGCTGAACGCCTGGTTCTGCCTCAATACAGCAATCTGCCCCTTGACGAG GTTAAAGAGCATCACAGGCGAGACGGATTTGAGGTTGGAAATGCCGACAAGATCTTCGAGAGCACATCAAAGGAGCAGCTGACCAGGAAGGCTGCATGA
- the LOC103402932 gene encoding serine/threonine-protein kinase PBL34-like: MGLKAEDGKVEAWDICKSKVRRKKKQKADGDDDDDVEEEGSGCWVRLRYFGSCISSRSKVDSSISGTSNTHCGETKSINDTSRDQPTATVVSSSTTSNTESNASTSKLEEELKVASRLRKFTFIDLKWATRNFRPESLLGEGGFGCVFKGWIEENGTAPVKPGTGLTVAVKTLNHDGLQGHKEWLAEVNYLGDLVHPNLVKLVGYCIEDDQRLLVYEFMPRGSLENHLFRRSLPLPWSIRMKIALGAAKGLAFLHEEAERPVIYRDFKTSNILLDADYNAKLSDFGLAKDGPEGDKTHVSTRVMGTYGYAAPEYVMTGHLTSRSDVYSFGVVLLEMLTGRRSMDKNRPNGEHNLVEWARPHLGERRRFYRLIDPRLEGHFSIKGVQKAAQLAAHCLSRDPKARPLMSEVVEALKPLPALKDMASSSYYFQTMQGDRVGSSPNTRNGIRPQGGLLTRNGHHQQRSLSIPNGTHASPYHHQYPHPSPKPNVKP; this comes from the exons ATGGGTTTGAAAGCTGAGGATGGTAAAGTGGAGGCCTGGGACATCTGCAAATCGAaggtgaggaggaagaagaagcagaaagcTGATggggatgatgatgatgacgtgGAGGAGGAGGGGAGTGGGTGTTGGGTTAGGCTGAGGTACTTTGGGAGCTGCATTTCTTCAAGATCCAAAGTTGATAGCTCAATCAGTGGGACCAGTAATACTCACTGTGGTG AAACTAAATCTATAAATGATACGAGCAGGGACCAACCAACAGCTACTGTAGTCTCTTCATCAACCACTAGTAATACAGAAAGTAATGCATCCACTTCCAAACTTGAAGAGGAACTTAAAGTTGCTTCACGGTTGCGAAAATTCACATTTATTGATCTTAAATGGGCAACAAGAAATTTCAGACCTGAAAGTCTTCTTGGTGAAGGtggttttggttgtgtgttcaAGGGGTGGATAGAAGAAAATGGAACTGCTCCAGTAAAACCTGGCACAGGTCTTACTGTTGCCGTTAAAACTCTTAACCATGATGGACTTCAGGGTCATAAAGAATGGCTG GCTGAAGTAAATTATCTTGGTGACCTTGTCCATCCAAACTTAGTTAAACTTGTAGGATACTGCATTGAAGATGATCAAAGGCTGCTAGTGTATGAGTTCATGCCTCGAGGGAGCTTGGAGAACCATCTATTTAGGA GGTCGTTGCCTCTTCCATGGTCTATTCGAATGAAGATTGCATTAGGTGCTGCAAAAGGCCTTGCTTTTCTCCACGAGGAAGCAGAAAGACCTGTGATCTATCGTGACTTTAAAACCTCCAACATTTTATTGGACGCC GATTATAATGCCAAGCTGTCTGACTTCGGACTTGCCAAAGATGGTCCCGAGGGTGATAAAACTCATGTCTCCACCCGTGTGATGGGAACTTATGGTTATGCAGCTCCTGAATATGTAATGACTG GACATCTTACATCCAGGAGTGATGTATATAGTTTTGGCGTGGTTTTACTCGAGATGCTGACCGGCAGAAGATCCATGGACAAAAACCGACCCAATGGCGAACATAACCTTGTGGAATGGGCACGGCCACATctaggagaaagaagaagattcTACCGGTTGATAGACCCTCGGCTTGAAGGCCACTTTTCGATAAAAGGTGTCCAAAAAGCCGCACAACTAGCTGCCCACTGCCTTAGTCGAGATCCAAAAGCCAGGCCCCTAATGAGTGAAGTTGTGGAAGCCTTAAAGCCCCTGCCAGCCCTCAAGGATATGGCAAGCTCATCATATTATTTCCAGACAATGCAAGGTGACCGTGTCGGTTCCAGCCCAAATACCAGAAACGGCATCAGACCACAAGGAGGATTGCTGACAAGGAACGGGCATCATCAGCAGAGGAGCCTTTCGATACCAAATGGTACCCATGCTTCTCCATATCACCATCAATATCCCCATCCATCGCCAAAACCTAATGTCAAACCGTAA